One Mesorhizobium sp. L-2-11 genomic region harbors:
- a CDS encoding metallophosphoesterase family protein, translated as MIYFTADTHFSDPRILRIDRRPFGSLAEHDRALISLWNETVSPDDEIWHLGDFAKGSAEFVASLLSSLHGEKHLIIGNNDGAATIEAAGWASTQHYKELTIDGRLLILCHYPFRTWNQIGKKSINLHGHSHGRLSPVTRQYDAGVDSWDFRPVTLSAILASRRRRTVSREIQRE; from the coding sequence ATGATCTATTTCACGGCCGACACACATTTCAGCGATCCCCGCATTCTGCGCATCGATCGCCGCCCATTCGGCTCGCTGGCCGAACACGATCGAGCGCTGATTTCGCTCTGGAACGAAACCGTCAGCCCGGACGACGAGATCTGGCATCTCGGCGACTTTGCCAAGGGATCGGCCGAATTCGTTGCATCGCTGCTGTCGTCTCTTCATGGCGAGAAGCATCTGATCATCGGCAACAATGATGGCGCGGCGACCATAGAGGCTGCGGGTTGGGCCAGCACACAACATTACAAGGAACTGACGATAGACGGCAGGTTGCTGATCCTTTGCCACTATCCTTTTCGCACCTGGAATCAGATCGGCAAGAAATCGATCAATCTGCATGGCCATTCCCACGGCAGGCTGAGCCCGGTCACGCGCCAGTACGACGCCGGCGTCGACAGCTGGGATTTCCGCCCGGTCACCCTTTCCGCCATCCTAGCAAGCCGACGCCGGCGAACCGTCAGCCGCGAAATTCAACGCGAATGA
- a CDS encoding DUF982 domain-containing protein, producing the protein MRTRRFRKPIVVQPGRIDRDRVVLSVADAAEVLLRDWPTPASKSRLAAIAACLAVIRGEKPPRVARQAFIVAAKDARILLGEQI; encoded by the coding sequence GTGCGCACGAGACGTTTCAGGAAGCCAATTGTCGTTCAACCCGGTCGGATCGATCGTGACAGGGTTGTTTTGTCTGTCGCAGATGCGGCTGAAGTGCTGCTGAGGGACTGGCCGACGCCAGCGTCCAAGTCGCGACTGGCTGCAATCGCTGCCTGCCTCGCTGTTATCCGCGGCGAAAAGCCGCCAAGGGTCGCGCGCCAGGCGTTCATCGTCGCGGCCAAGGACGCGAGGATCCTGCTCGGCGAACAAATCTAG
- a CDS encoding type II toxin-antitoxin system prevent-host-death family antitoxin, producing the protein MQTKSVSTAEFIRHFGRYHDEAQRAPLTLTKHGRASVVVVSAEIFERLMAQGDPRRAYAAGETPPELAKILVTELDRQSAEYEAGKND; encoded by the coding sequence ATGCAAACCAAATCCGTGTCCACCGCCGAATTTATCCGGCATTTCGGGCGCTATCATGACGAGGCGCAGCGCGCGCCGCTCACCCTCACCAAGCATGGCCGCGCGTCAGTTGTCGTCGTTTCGGCCGAGATCTTCGAACGGCTGATGGCCCAGGGCGACCCACGCCGCGCCTACGCCGCCGGCGAGACGCCGCCGGAACTGGCCAAGATCCTTGTGACCGAGCTTGACCGCCAGTCGGCCGAATACGAGGCCGGAAAGAATGACTGA
- a CDS encoding NAD-dependent epimerase/dehydratase family protein codes for MANHGAPLPTVLITGSSGFLGQAIARGLIDRYRVIGLDVAKPKHAPAGMETIEIDLTSDESVSRAVKTARERGGRIASVVHLAAYYDTTGEDNPRYDAVTVQGTRRLLKALTAVETEQFVFSSTLLVHAPSPEKGAKINEDSPLDPAWAYPRSKAETEALISRERGQIKTVILRLAGVYDEDCRAAFIAQQIARIFERLPTAYLFAGDITAGQPYLHKDDLVDAVVRTVDRRAELPADTMLLIGEEGTPSYEEMQKRIGRLIHGEDWRTLALPKQLTKLGAWVQTEVLDQDTDIKPWMIENSDDHYEIDISRAKTLLGWTPRHSLLETLPEMIRRLKQDPTDWYAANKLDPPVVAASEPEIEQAQKRLKGPLERSKEDVEAATKRHRSRTLWAPMTNAALGLWLVTSPMTIGLFDPVTAAIPPALGHAIAEPQLRNAGLGVSEIVSGLLVTVFALMGMSRRWRWVQWITASLGVWVMLAPLLFWTTSAAAYAIDTLVGMLIVAFAVMIPPTPGISRRALAADDDIPLGWTYSPSTFTQRIPIVALAFVGLFVSRYLASFQMGHADGLWDPFFGPGGAPVRNGSEAVVTSWVSKGFPIADAGLGALAYCLDILAGAIGDRRRWRTMPWMVLLFGLLIIPLGVVSVSFIIIQPPLIGALCTLCIVQAAVTVVLIPYSVDEVLATIQYLWGAKRAGEPFWRTFWMGGPALSENQTPGADLDRPVFEVLKEFVTGGVNFPWTLVASTLLGALLMTTPLLFGTQPPLYFSDHVLGCLIIMVAVTAMAEVVRPVRFLNVVLGAWIAMSPFVLAGGETLAIVADVAIGLALIVLSLPRGTRSDQHYGGWDRAIV; via the coding sequence ATGGCAAATCACGGCGCGCCCCTTCCGACGGTCCTTATCACCGGCAGCAGCGGCTTCCTGGGGCAGGCGATCGCGCGAGGCTTGATCGACCGCTATCGCGTCATCGGCCTCGACGTCGCAAAACCGAAGCATGCCCCCGCCGGCATGGAGACGATCGAGATCGATCTCACCTCCGATGAGAGCGTGAGTCGGGCTGTGAAAACAGCGCGGGAGCGCGGCGGCCGTATCGCTTCGGTCGTCCACCTCGCCGCCTATTACGACACGACCGGCGAGGACAACCCCAGATATGACGCCGTCACCGTGCAGGGCACGCGCCGGCTCCTGAAGGCGCTGACGGCGGTCGAGACCGAGCAGTTCGTGTTTTCCAGCACGCTTCTCGTCCATGCGCCAAGCCCGGAGAAGGGCGCGAAAATCAATGAGGACTCGCCGCTTGACCCGGCCTGGGCATACCCAAGATCGAAGGCCGAAACCGAGGCGCTGATTTCGAGGGAGCGCGGCCAGATCAAGACGGTGATCCTGCGGCTCGCCGGCGTCTATGACGAAGACTGCCGGGCGGCCTTTATCGCCCAGCAGATCGCCCGCATCTTCGAGCGCTTGCCGACCGCTTATCTGTTCGCCGGCGATATCACCGCCGGCCAGCCCTATCTGCACAAGGACGATCTCGTCGACGCGGTGGTGCGCACCGTCGACCGGCGCGCCGAACTTCCGGCCGACACCATGCTTCTGATCGGCGAAGAAGGCACACCGTCATACGAGGAGATGCAGAAGCGCATCGGCCGGCTTATCCATGGCGAGGACTGGCGCACCCTGGCGCTGCCGAAGCAACTGACGAAGCTGGGCGCCTGGGTGCAGACGGAGGTGCTCGATCAGGACACCGACATCAAACCGTGGATGATCGAGAACTCGGACGATCATTACGAGATCGACATCTCGCGGGCCAAAACTCTGCTCGGCTGGACGCCCAGACATAGCCTGTTGGAGACATTGCCGGAGATGATCCGCCGGCTGAAACAGGATCCGACGGACTGGTACGCGGCCAACAAGCTCGATCCGCCGGTTGTCGCGGCTTCGGAGCCCGAGATCGAGCAGGCCCAAAAGCGGCTCAAGGGACCGCTCGAGCGAAGCAAGGAAGACGTCGAAGCGGCGACAAAACGGCATCGCTCGAGGACGCTCTGGGCGCCGATGACCAACGCTGCGCTCGGACTGTGGCTGGTCACCTCGCCGATGACGATTGGCCTGTTCGATCCCGTCACGGCCGCGATACCTCCCGCTCTGGGCCACGCTATTGCAGAGCCGCAATTGCGCAACGCAGGCCTTGGCGTCAGCGAGATCGTTTCCGGCCTGCTGGTGACGGTCTTTGCGTTGATGGGCATGTCCCGACGCTGGCGCTGGGTGCAGTGGATCACGGCGTCGCTCGGCGTTTGGGTGATGCTGGCGCCGTTGCTGTTCTGGACGACCAGCGCCGCCGCCTATGCCATCGACACGCTGGTCGGCATGCTGATCGTCGCGTTTGCGGTGATGATCCCGCCGACCCCTGGCATCAGCCGCCGCGCGCTGGCGGCCGACGACGACATTCCGCTGGGCTGGACCTATTCGCCATCGACCTTCACGCAGCGGATTCCGATCGTCGCGCTGGCCTTCGTCGGCCTGTTCGTCTCGCGCTATCTCGCCTCCTTCCAGATGGGCCACGCGGATGGCCTGTGGGACCCGTTCTTCGGCCCCGGCGGCGCGCCGGTGCGCAACGGCAGCGAGGCGGTGGTGACGTCATGGGTCTCAAAAGGTTTCCCGATCGCCGATGCCGGGCTCGGCGCGCTTGCCTATTGCCTCGATATCCTCGCCGGCGCGATCGGCGACCGCCGGCGCTGGCGCACCATGCCGTGGATGGTGCTCCTCTTCGGCTTGCTGATCATTCCGCTTGGCGTGGTCAGCGTCTCCTTCATCATCATCCAGCCACCGCTGATTGGCGCGCTGTGCACGCTCTGCATTGTCCAGGCCGCCGTCACTGTGGTGCTGATCCCTTACTCCGTCGATGAGGTGCTGGCGACGATCCAGTATCTCTGGGGCGCCAAGAGGGCAGGCGAGCCGTTCTGGCGTACCTTCTGGATGGGCGGACCGGCGCTGTCGGAGAACCAGACGCCCGGGGCCGACCTCGACCGTCCGGTTTTCGAGGTGCTGAAGGAGTTTGTCACCGGCGGCGTCAACTTCCCGTGGACGCTTGTAGCAAGCACGCTGCTCGGCGCCTTGCTGATGACGACGCCATTGCTCTTCGGCACGCAGCCACCGCTTTACTTCAGCGATCACGTCCTCGGCTGTCTCATTATCATGGTCGCAGTCACGGCCATGGCCGAAGTGGTCCGGCCGGTGCGCTTCCTCAATGTCGTGCTTGGCGCATGGATCGCGATGTCCCCCTTCGTGCTTGCCGGCGGTGAAACCCTGGCGATCGTGGCTGACGTTGCGATCGGTCTGGCGCTGATCGTGCTCAGCCTGCCGCGCGGCACGCGCAGCGACCAGCACTATGGCGGTTGGGATCGAGCGATTGTTTGA
- a CDS encoding dienelactone hydrolase family protein, with protein MPATAMTEVEEVRIEPDGLIGLLGVPHGAQGIVIFAHGSGSGRLSPRNNHVAAALRQAGLATLLVDLLTSIEEGDRRNVFDIDLLASRLALATHWAAAEARARRLVPLYFGASTGAAAALAAAARPDAGIAAVVSRGGRPDLAMDALPAVRAPTLLLVGSLDGPVIGMNERALAALQGEKQLIIIEGAGHLFEEPGTMDEVIRHATRWFLDHLAPPERPAQ; from the coding sequence ATGCCGGCAACCGCCATGACAGAGGTCGAGGAGGTCAGGATCGAGCCCGACGGGCTCATCGGCCTGCTGGGCGTGCCGCACGGTGCGCAAGGCATCGTCATCTTCGCTCATGGCAGCGGAAGTGGACGGCTCAGTCCGCGCAACAATCACGTGGCCGCCGCACTTCGGCAGGCGGGATTGGCGACCCTTCTCGTTGACCTTTTGACGTCGATCGAGGAAGGCGACAGGCGAAACGTCTTCGACATTGACCTGCTCGCATCGCGGCTCGCACTGGCGACGCATTGGGCGGCTGCGGAAGCACGGGCCAGAAGGCTTGTCCCACTTTATTTCGGGGCAAGCACTGGCGCCGCAGCCGCGCTGGCGGCCGCCGCACGCCCGGATGCAGGTATCGCGGCTGTCGTCTCGCGCGGCGGCCGGCCAGATCTGGCGATGGACGCGTTGCCGGCCGTGCGTGCCCCGACACTGCTTCTGGTCGGCAGCCTGGACGGGCCGGTGATCGGGATGAACGAGCGTGCCCTTGCCGCGCTACAAGGCGAGAAACAGCTGATCATTATTGAGGGTGCCGGCCACCTGTTCGAGGAGCCGGGGACAATGGACGAAGTGATCAGGCACGCCACGCGATGGTTCCTCGATCATCTCGCGCCTCCGGAAAGGCCGGCGCAATGA
- a CDS encoding HlyD family type I secretion periplasmic adaptor subunit: MAQRTIFATDRTIRRYLLGGVATCILLVGGAGSLAAVTELSGAVIASGKLVVDSSVKKVQHPTGGVVGQIFVREGDAVKAGQVLIRLDETITRANLAIVTKSLDEFEARLARLESERDGKGSISFPASLVSRRDAPEIGRAMAGEQSLFEFRRQARAGQKAQLEERIAQLAEEVSGLTEQREAKSQEIKLIGFELEGMRSLWQRKLVSIDRITALERDAVRLKGEHGQLTAAIAQSKGRTSEIRLQIIQIDQDLRSEVASELRDVQAKISESVERKVSAEDQLKRIDIRSPQSGVVHQLGVHTVGGVISPGELIMLIVPVTDDLTVEARVAPQDIDQLTSGQSATLRLSAFNQQTTPELNGAVSKISADLNVDEKTGTGFYTVHVVLPRTELARLKGVALAPGMPVEVFFSTGSRTMLSYLVKPLADQIQRAFREE, encoded by the coding sequence ATGGCGCAACGCACGATATTCGCGACCGATCGTACCATTCGACGCTATCTGCTTGGCGGTGTCGCAACCTGCATCCTGCTGGTTGGCGGGGCGGGGAGTTTGGCTGCCGTCACCGAACTTTCCGGAGCCGTCATCGCATCGGGAAAGCTGGTCGTCGATTCCAGCGTCAAGAAAGTGCAGCATCCAACCGGTGGCGTGGTCGGTCAGATCTTCGTCCGAGAAGGCGATGCGGTAAAGGCGGGCCAGGTCTTGATCCGTCTCGATGAGACCATCACCCGGGCCAATCTGGCGATCGTCACGAAGAGCCTGGACGAATTCGAGGCGCGCCTGGCTCGCCTTGAGTCCGAGCGCGACGGCAAAGGGAGCATCAGCTTTCCAGCTTCGCTTGTGTCACGCCGGGATGCGCCCGAGATTGGTCGGGCGATGGCCGGCGAGCAATCGCTGTTCGAATTCCGCCGACAGGCACGCGCCGGTCAGAAGGCTCAGCTGGAAGAGCGCATTGCGCAGCTTGCCGAAGAAGTTTCCGGCTTGACCGAGCAAAGAGAGGCTAAGAGCCAGGAAATCAAGTTGATTGGCTTTGAGCTCGAAGGCATGCGCAGCCTGTGGCAACGAAAGCTGGTCTCGATCGATCGCATCACTGCGCTTGAACGCGATGCCGTGCGGCTCAAAGGCGAGCACGGGCAACTGACCGCGGCCATAGCGCAATCGAAGGGTCGCACCTCCGAAATCCGTTTGCAGATCATCCAGATCGACCAGGATCTGCGCAGCGAAGTGGCAAGCGAATTGCGTGACGTCCAGGCAAAGATCTCCGAATCCGTCGAGCGCAAGGTTTCGGCCGAAGATCAGCTCAAGCGCATCGATATACGCAGTCCGCAGAGCGGTGTCGTTCACCAGCTCGGCGTGCACACGGTCGGCGGCGTCATTTCTCCAGGCGAGCTCATCATGCTGATCGTCCCGGTGACAGACGACCTGACCGTCGAGGCGCGCGTGGCTCCGCAAGACATCGATCAATTGACGTCAGGGCAAAGCGCGACCCTGCGGCTGTCGGCATTCAATCAGCAAACGACACCGGAACTGAATGGCGCCGTCAGCAAGATTTCCGCCGATCTCAACGTCGATGAGAAAACAGGCACAGGCTTTTACACCGTGCATGTTGTTTTACCGCGCACCGAACTTGCCAGGCTCAAGGGCGTGGCCCTGGCGCCAGGCATGCCTGTCGAGGTGTTCTTTTCGACCGGCAGCCGCACCATGCTGTCCTACCTCGTGAAGCCTTTGGCGGATCAGATCCAGCGCGCCTTCAGGGAGGAGTAG
- a CDS encoding type I secretion system permease/ATPase — protein MSGVVNVLALTGSFFMLQVYDRVIPGRSVPTLVGLAVFAGTLFVFQGALELIRSRLLVRIGMALDARLSGQVYAALMRLPLRTKLAGDGLQSLRDLDQVRSFMSSAGPTALFDLPWMPLYLAICFLFHVWIGMTALAGVVILFGLALLAEIRTREPARKANSQAAARNTLAEATRRNVEVLQAMGFGSRIAERWSGINADYLDTNATASDLAGTLGTISKILRMMLQSGILAIGAYLVIHQEATGGIMIASSIMMSRALAPIELAIAHWRGFVTARQAWTRLTQLLVLLPETAVSVSLPAPRSALSVESISVSPPGERRMVVQDVTFALEKGVGLGIVGPSASGKSSLVRAIAGIWAPIRGTVRLDGATLDQWSPEELGNHVGYLPQDVQLFDGTIAENIARFEPQAPSDKILAAARAAGVHDLVIHLPEGYETRIGEAGSALSAGQRQRVALARALYGDPFLVILDEPNSNLDAEGEAALTVAIQGVRARGGIAIVVAHRPSALASLDQVLVMANGRIQAFGPKNEILNKITRPAGVPLKVVSGLEETAS, from the coding sequence ATGAGCGGCGTCGTCAACGTTCTGGCGCTGACCGGCTCGTTTTTCATGCTGCAGGTCTACGATCGCGTCATACCCGGCCGCAGCGTGCCGACGCTCGTCGGGCTCGCCGTGTTTGCCGGCACGCTCTTTGTGTTTCAGGGCGCCCTTGAACTCATCCGGTCGCGTTTGCTGGTGCGCATCGGAATGGCGCTGGACGCGCGCTTGAGCGGACAGGTCTATGCCGCGCTCATGCGTCTGCCGTTGCGCACCAAGCTTGCGGGCGACGGCCTTCAATCCTTGCGCGATCTCGACCAGGTGCGTTCGTTCATGTCGAGCGCCGGTCCGACCGCGCTTTTCGACCTGCCGTGGATGCCGCTCTACCTGGCAATCTGCTTCCTGTTCCACGTCTGGATCGGCATGACGGCGCTGGCCGGCGTGGTCATTCTCTTCGGCCTGGCATTGCTTGCTGAAATTCGCACGAGAGAGCCCGCCAGAAAGGCAAACAGTCAAGCGGCAGCGCGCAACACACTTGCCGAAGCGACACGCCGCAATGTCGAGGTTCTGCAGGCCATGGGCTTTGGCTCGCGCATCGCCGAGCGCTGGTCAGGGATCAATGCCGACTATCTCGACACCAATGCAACAGCCAGCGACCTTGCCGGGACGCTCGGAACGATCTCTAAGATCCTGCGCATGATGCTGCAATCGGGTATCCTGGCGATCGGCGCCTATCTGGTCATCCATCAGGAAGCGACCGGCGGCATCATGATCGCCAGTTCGATCATGATGAGCCGGGCGCTCGCACCGATCGAACTGGCAATCGCCCACTGGAGGGGCTTCGTCACCGCCCGCCAGGCCTGGACCAGGCTGACCCAGCTTTTGGTCCTGCTTCCCGAAACGGCGGTAAGTGTCTCGCTGCCTGCGCCGAGATCGGCTCTTTCGGTCGAAAGTATCAGCGTCTCGCCACCGGGGGAGCGCCGTATGGTCGTGCAGGACGTCACCTTTGCATTGGAAAAGGGCGTCGGTCTTGGCATCGTCGGACCGAGCGCTTCCGGCAAATCATCGCTCGTCCGGGCAATTGCCGGAATATGGGCTCCAATCCGCGGAACCGTCAGGCTGGATGGCGCAACGCTCGACCAGTGGTCGCCGGAAGAACTGGGCAACCATGTCGGCTACCTGCCGCAGGATGTGCAACTGTTCGACGGCACCATTGCCGAGAACATCGCGCGCTTCGAGCCGCAGGCGCCGTCGGACAAGATACTGGCGGCTGCGCGCGCGGCCGGCGTTCATGATCTCGTCATCCACCTGCCGGAAGGCTACGAGACGCGGATCGGCGAGGCCGGGTCGGCGCTTTCGGCCGGCCAGAGGCAGCGGGTGGCGCTTGCCCGGGCTCTCTACGGTGACCCGTTTCTTGTCATTCTCGACGAGCCTAACTCCAACCTCGATGCGGAAGGCGAAGCCGCGTTGACCGTGGCGATCCAGGGTGTTCGCGCTCGAGGCGGTATTGCCATCGTCGTCGCACATCGGCCGAGCGCGCTGGCCAGCCTCGATCAGGTTCTCGTGATGGCGAACGGCCGTATCCAGGCCTTTGGCCCGAAGAATGAGATCTTGAACAAGATAACCCGCCCGGCAGGCGTTCCCCTGAAAGTCGTTTCCGGACTTGAAGAGACGGCATCCTGA
- a CDS encoding glycoside hydrolase family 16 protein, with product MATVLNAKGVPLPYSGSSAKWYSATNSGPTLYGSTYNDSMYGDAAVTVTMHGGKGDDIYYLYAAKNKAVELSGEGVDTISTWMSYKLPANFENLTVTGDKRYAFGNELNNIVSGGSGQQTLDGLQGDDVLKGGSGADIFVVNPGNGSDLILDLGATDTVRVGSYGFTSFEEVRANMVQSGTNVRLNLSDDEFLVFANKTIGDFTASQFKLAVDRSALELTFSDEFDTLDLWNGSSGTWDSNYWWGAENGSTLTSNNDLQWYIDTDYAPTRSVNPFSIDDGVLTITAARAPEAIRPYINNYEYTSGLLTTYESFAQTYGYFEIRADMPETQGAWPAFWLLPEDGSWPPELDVIEMFGKDPNKLILTGHSNATGTHTTVGTTAYAADTEGFHTYGVLWTEDELVWYFDDVEVARAATPADMHDPMYMLVNMGIGGQAGEPADDLATPAEMQIDYIHAYALQDWVI from the coding sequence ATGGCCACGGTTCTGAACGCCAAGGGTGTTCCACTTCCCTACAGCGGCTCCTCCGCAAAGTGGTATTCGGCGACGAATTCCGGCCCGACACTTTATGGCAGCACGTACAACGACTCGATGTATGGCGACGCCGCCGTCACCGTCACAATGCATGGCGGCAAGGGCGACGACATCTATTATCTGTATGCCGCGAAAAACAAGGCCGTCGAGCTGTCCGGCGAAGGGGTGGACACCATCTCGACCTGGATGAGCTACAAGCTCCCAGCCAATTTCGAGAACCTGACGGTCACCGGCGACAAACGCTATGCTTTCGGCAACGAACTGAACAACATCGTTAGCGGCGGCTCCGGCCAACAGACGCTCGACGGCTTGCAGGGCGATGACGTGCTCAAGGGCGGCTCCGGGGCGGACATTTTCGTCGTCAACCCCGGCAACGGCAGTGATCTGATCCTGGACCTTGGCGCGACGGATACCGTTCGCGTCGGAAGCTACGGCTTCACCTCCTTCGAGGAGGTGCGCGCCAACATGGTCCAGTCGGGAACCAACGTCCGGCTAAATCTGTCCGACGACGAGTTTCTCGTCTTCGCCAACAAGACCATCGGCGATTTCACCGCAAGCCAGTTCAAGCTGGCCGTGGACAGGTCGGCTCTGGAGCTCACCTTTTCGGACGAGTTCGACACGCTGGATCTGTGGAACGGCTCGAGCGGCACCTGGGACTCGAACTACTGGTGGGGGGCCGAGAACGGCAGCACGCTCACGAGCAACAATGATCTTCAATGGTACATCGATACCGACTACGCCCCGACACGCTCCGTCAATCCGTTCAGCATTGATGACGGCGTTCTCACCATTACCGCCGCCCGGGCTCCTGAGGCGATCCGTCCCTACATAAACAACTACGAATACACGTCAGGGTTGCTGACGACCTACGAATCCTTCGCGCAGACCTACGGCTATTTTGAAATTCGCGCCGACATGCCCGAAACACAAGGGGCATGGCCGGCCTTCTGGCTTCTCCCGGAGGACGGCTCCTGGCCACCGGAACTGGACGTCATAGAAATGTTCGGTAAGGATCCAAACAAGCTCATCCTGACAGGCCACTCGAACGCGACGGGAACTCATACAACAGTGGGCACCACGGCCTATGCCGCGGACACCGAAGGGTTCCACACATACGGCGTGCTGTGGACAGAAGACGAACTCGTCTGGTATTTCGACGACGTCGAAGTCGCTCGTGCCGCAACGCCTGCCGACATGCATGACCCGATGTATATGCTGGTGAATATGGGGATTGGTGGCCAGGCGGGAGAGCCCGCCGACGACCTTGCGACGCCTGCGGAAATGCAGATCGACTACATCCATGCCTATGCGTTGCAAGATTGGGTTATTTAA
- a CDS encoding D-glutamate cyclase family protein, producing the protein MARLTTSPIFEDLRLVDADRLRRLVRMGAYEGHTGGLAHGKLQANVVIVPRSFASDFHQFCIRNPKPCPLVGVNIAGSPLIPALGDIDIRTDAPQYNIYHFGELTRRRTDIIDLWQDDFAAFALGSSLTVEAALAEKKLSRIGCGKASPKFRTRIQTCRVGPFGGEMVVSMRPISRCDVDRVRAVTARFPHAHGSPIHVGDPMVIGIADLMAPDWGDAVKIMDGEVPVFWASSITAQDALARAELATSITVSPGHMLITDIDARADAGAFKVY; encoded by the coding sequence ATGGCTCGCCTGACCACTTCACCGATCTTCGAGGACCTGCGGCTGGTCGATGCGGACAGGCTGCGCAGGCTTGTCAGAATGGGCGCCTATGAGGGGCATACTGGGGGGCTTGCACACGGCAAGCTCCAGGCCAATGTTGTGATTGTGCCCCGCAGCTTTGCCAGTGATTTCCACCAGTTCTGCATCCGCAACCCGAAACCCTGTCCATTGGTCGGCGTTAATATCGCCGGCAGCCCATTGATCCCAGCGCTGGGCGATATCGACATCCGCACCGATGCCCCCCAGTACAACATCTATCATTTCGGCGAGCTGACCCGTCGCAGGACGGACATCATCGACCTGTGGCAGGATGATTTTGCCGCTTTCGCGCTCGGCAGTTCGCTGACCGTCGAAGCTGCACTTGCCGAAAAGAAACTGAGCCGCATCGGCTGTGGCAAGGCCTCACCCAAGTTTCGGACCAGGATCCAGACGTGTCGCGTCGGACCGTTTGGTGGCGAAATGGTCGTCTCGATGCGCCCGATAAGCCGTTGCGATGTCGACAGGGTTCGCGCCGTCACCGCACGTTTCCCGCATGCCCACGGCTCTCCCATCCATGTCGGAGATCCCATGGTCATCGGAATAGCCGACTTGATGGCTCCCGACTGGGGCGATGCGGTCAAGATCATGGACGGCGAGGTCCCCGTATTCTGGGCCAGCAGCATAACCGCGCAGGATGCACTAGCCCGCGCCGAACTGGCGACCTCGATCACGGTATCGCCGGGGCACATGCTGATCACCGATATCGATGCACGAGCCGATGCCGGCGCTTTCAAGGTCTATTAG
- the sctT gene encoding type III secretion system export apparatus subunit SctT — translation MPVEPFFASVKELQLFLLAGAFALARMTGFMLLMPLFSRVPLSGLLRNGVALALAVPIFPMVVDRLTNTDIATTMIVAYMLKEVVVGVTLGLAMGIPFWAAEAAGDILDLQRGSTMGTLIDPMMTHETSATGTLLAVIMVTVYLAAGGLELSLTSLYDSYGLWPIDRLLPVFSRDAASIFLDLLNRILMMALTLVFPLIISMLLSDLVLAFLARASPHLNVFALSLIVKTLVFSLVFVLYAAFLLFYMERDLGFLHEAGRQIEAIGCRNCQ, via the coding sequence ATGCCGGTCGAACCCTTCTTCGCGTCGGTCAAGGAGCTTCAGTTGTTTCTTCTGGCGGGAGCTTTCGCGCTCGCCCGCATGACCGGGTTCATGCTCTTGATGCCGCTCTTTTCGCGTGTGCCGCTGTCGGGCCTGCTGCGCAACGGCGTTGCCCTGGCGCTGGCGGTTCCGATCTTTCCGATGGTCGTCGACAGATTGACCAACACCGACATCGCGACGACGATGATCGTCGCCTACATGCTCAAGGAGGTCGTCGTCGGGGTAACGCTCGGGCTGGCGATGGGCATTCCGTTCTGGGCGGCCGAGGCCGCCGGCGACATCCTGGACCTGCAGCGCGGCTCGACGATGGGGACGCTGATCGATCCGATGATGACGCATGAGACGAGCGCCACCGGCACTTTGCTCGCCGTCATCATGGTCACGGTCTACCTGGCCGCCGGCGGCCTCGAGCTTTCCCTGACCAGCCTCTACGACAGCTATGGCCTGTGGCCGATCGACCGGCTTTTGCCGGTGTTCAGCAGGGATGCAGCCAGCATCTTTCTCGATCTGCTGAACCGCATTCTGATGATGGCATTGACCCTGGTATTCCCGCTGATCATCAGCATGCTGTTGTCCGACCTTGTGCTGGCCTTTTTGGCGCGCGCCTCACCGCACCTCAACGTTTTTGCGCTTTCGCTGATCGTGAAGACGCTGGTGTTTAGCCTGGTCTTCGTCCTCTACGCCGCGTTTCTGCTTTTCTACATGGAGCGGGACCTTGGCTTCCTGCACGAGGCAGGCCGACAGATAGAAGCGATCGGCTGCCGCAACTGTCAATGA
- a CDS encoding EscS/YscS/HrcS family type III secretion system export apparatus protein translates to MSNDFILAKVQGALLTVLFASGPAIVAALAVGILVGLAQALTQIQDQSLPQTIKLVVILLVVIVFGPLLGQQIAEQASTALDEFPVVTR, encoded by the coding sequence ATGAGCAATGACTTCATCCTGGCGAAGGTCCAGGGCGCGCTCCTGACGGTGCTGTTCGCGTCAGGCCCGGCGATCGTCGCGGCGCTGGCCGTCGGCATCCTGGTCGGGCTGGCCCAGGCGCTGACGCAAATTCAGGACCAGTCGCTGCCGCAGACGATCAAGCTTGTCGTGATCCTGCTGGTCGTCATCGTCTTCGGTCCGCTGCTTGGCCAGCAGATCGCCGAGCAGGCCTCGACGGCGCTGGACGAATTCCCCGTCGTTACGCGTTGA